One window of the Acinonyx jubatus isolate Ajub_Pintada_27869175 chromosome A2, VMU_Ajub_asm_v1.0, whole genome shotgun sequence genome contains the following:
- the ELOF1 gene encoding transcription elongation factor 1 homolog isoform X1: MGRRKSKRKPPPKKKMTGTLETQFTCPFCNHEKSCDVKMDRARNTGVISCTVCLEEFQTPITYLSEPVDVYSDWIDACEAANQ; the protein is encoded by the exons ATGGGGCGCAGAAAGTCCAAACGGAAGCCACCCCCCAAGAAGAAGATGACAGGCACCTTAGAGACCCAGTTCACCTGCCCCTTCTGCAACCACGAGAAGTCTTGTGACGtgaaaat GGACCGGGCCCGCAACACCGGAGTCATCTCGTGTACCGTGTGCCTAGAGGAGTTCCAGACGCCCATCACAT ATCTGTCAGAACCGGTGGACGTGTACAGCGATTGGATAGATGCTTGCGAGGCAGCCAACCAGTAG
- the ACP5 gene encoding tartrate-resistant acid phosphatase type 5: MDTQTILLILQASLVLPLADGANPVLRFVAVGDWGGVPNAPFYTAREMANAKEIARTVQILGTDFILSLGDNFYFTGVQDANDKRFRETFEDVFSASSLRNVPWYVLAGNHDHLGNVSAQIAYSRISQRWNFPSPYYRLRFKVPRSNVSVAIFMLDTVTLCGNSDDFLSQQPERPRDVALARTQLSWLKKQLAAAKEDYVLVAGHYPVWSIAEHGPTRCLVKQLMPLLATYKVTAYLCGHDHNLQYLQDENGVGYVLSGAGNFMDPSRKHMRKVPNGYLRFHYGAEDSLGGFAYVEISPKEMSVTYIEASGKSLFKTRLPRRARPEHPRVRHSRA, translated from the exons ATGGACACACAGACTATACTGCTCATCTTGCAAGCCTCACTGGTGCTCCCCCTGGCTGACGGGGCCAACCCAGTCCTGCGCTTTGTGGCTGTGGGTGACTGGGGAGGAGTCCCCAATGCCCCGTTCTACACAGCCCGGGAAATGGCCAATGCCAAGGAGATTGCCAGGACCGTGCAGATCCTAGGCACAGACTTCATCCTGTCCCTGGGGGACAATTTCTACTTCACTGGCGTGCAGGACGCCAACGACAAGAGGTTTCGG GAGACCTTCGAGGATgtgttctctgcctcctccctccgcAACGTGCCCTGGTACGTGCTGGCTGGCAACCACGACCACCTGGGGAACGTCTCCGCACAGATCGCCTACTCCAGGATCTCTCAGCGCTG GAACTTCCCCAGCCCTTACTACCGTCTGCGCTTCAAAGTCCCACGGTCCAATGTGTCTGTGGCCATCTTCATGCTAGACACGGTGACGCTGTGTGGCAACTCAGACGACTTCCTCAGCCAGCAGCCTGAGAGGCCCCGTGACGTGGCGCTGGCCCGCACGCAGCTGTCCTGGCTCAAGAAGCAGCTGGCGGCGGCCAAGGAGGACTATGTGCTGGTGGCCGGCCACTACCCCGTGTGGTCCATCGCCGAGCACGGGCCCACCCGCTGCCTGGTCAAGCAGCTGATGCCGCTGCTGGCCACATACAAGGTCACCGCCTACCTGTGCGGCCATGACCACAACCTGCAG TACCTCCAGGACGAGAACGGCGTGGGCTACGTGCTGAGCGGGGCCGGAAACTTCATGGACCCCTCGAGGAAGCATATGCGCAAGGTCCCCAACGGCTACCTGCGCTTCCACTACGGGGCCGAGGACTCGCTGGGGGGCTTTGCCTACGTGGAGATCAGCCCCAAAGAGATGAGCGTCACTTACATCGAAGCCTCGGGCAAGTCCCTCTTCAAGACCAGACTGCCGAGGCGAGCCAGGCCCGAGCACCCACGCGTGCGCCACTCTAGGGCCTGA
- the ELOF1 gene encoding transcription elongation factor 1 homolog isoform X2, whose translation MGRRKSKRKPPPKKKMTGTLETQFTCPFCNHEKSCDVKMDRARNTGVISCTVCLEEFQTPITSQICQNRWTCTAIG comes from the exons ATGGGGCGCAGAAAGTCCAAACGGAAGCCACCCCCCAAGAAGAAGATGACAGGCACCTTAGAGACCCAGTTCACCTGCCCCTTCTGCAACCACGAGAAGTCTTGTGACGtgaaaat GGACCGGGCCCGCAACACCGGAGTCATCTCGTGTACCGTGTGCCTAGAGGAGTTCCAGACGCCCATCACAT CCCAGATCTGTCAGAACCGGTGGACGTGTACAGCGATTGGATAG
- the CNN1 gene encoding calponin-1 translates to MSSAHFNRGPAYGLSAEVKNKLAQKYDHQREQELREWIEGVTGRRIGNNFMDGLKDGIILCEFINKLQPGSVKKVNESTQNWHQLENIGNFIKAITKYGVKPHDIFEANDLFENTNHTQVQSTLLALASMAKTKGNKVNVGVKYAEKQERRFEPEKLREGRNIIGLQMGTNKFASQQGMTAYGTRRHLYDPKLGTDQPLDQATISLQMGSNKGASQAGMTAPGTKRQIFEPGLGMEHCDTLNVSLQMGSNKGASQRGMTVYGLPRQVYDPKYCLTPEYPELGEPAHNHHPHNYYNSA, encoded by the exons ATGTCTTCTGCTCACTTCAACCGGGGCCCCGCCTATGGGTTGTCGGCTGAGGTCAAGAACAAG ctggccCAGAAGTACGACCACCAGCGGGAGCAGGAGCTTCGAGAATGGATCGAGGGGGTGACAGGGCGCCGCATCGGCAACAACTTCATGGACGGCCTCAAAGATGGCATCATTCTTTGCGA GTTCATCAATAAACTCCAGCCGGGCTCCGTGAAGAAGGTCAACGAGTCGACCCAAAACTGGCACCAG CTGGAAAACATCGGCAACTTCATCAAGGCCATCACCAAGTATGGGGTGAAGCCCCATGACATTTTCGAGGCCAACGACCTGTTTGAGAACACCAACCACACCCAGGTGCAGTCTACCCTCCTGGCCCTGGCCAGCATG GCCAAGACGAAAGGGAATAAAGTGAACGTAGGGGTGAAGTACGCGGAGAAGCAGGAACGGAGATTTGAGCCAGAGAAGCTACGAGAAGGGAGGAACATCATTGGGCTTCAG ATGGGCACGAACAAGTTTGCCAGCCAGCAGGGCATGACGGCCTACGGCACCCGGCGCCACCTGTACGACCCCAAGCTGGGCACGGACCAGCCCCTGGACCAGGCTACCATCAGCCTGCAGATGGGCAGCAACAAGGGGGCCAGCCag GCCGGGATGACCGCACCCGGGACCAAGCGACAGATCTTCGAGCCGGGGCTGGGCATGGAGCATTGCGACACGCTCAACGTCAGCCTGCAGATGGGCAGCAACAAGGGGGCCTCGCAGCGGGGCATGACGGTGTACGGGCTGCCGCGCCAGGTCTATGACCCCAAGTACTGCCTGACGCCCGAGTACCCGGAGCTGGGCGAGCCTGCCCACAACCACCACCCGCACAACTACTACAACTCGGCCTAG